ACGACCTTACCTTGTTTTTGCCATGCCTTGACAATACGAACCTTGTGTTCTGGAGACACACGGGCATAAACAGAGTATTGACCAACTACTTTTTCAAAGTCTTCATCTGACAGTTCATTGAGTTCAGCACCAGTTAAAACGTGACCTTCTGTATCGTTTGCATCAATAATGCCCAAACGTTTGGCAATAGCTTCTGCTGTGTCTTGGTGGTCACCTGTAATCATGATCGGACGAATTCCCGCTTCCTTGGCCACTCGAACAGCTTCAGCAGCTTCAGGACGTTCAGGGTCAATCATTCCAATCAAACCAGTGAAGATTAAATCATTTTCAAGCTCCTCAGAAGTAAGATTTTCTGGAATGCTATCGATAATCTTATAAGCACCTGCAAGGACACGCAAGGCTTGGTGGGCCATTTCAGAATTGTTGGTATGAATGAGGTTTGTAACCTTCTCATCAATCGGAGCGATATCCCCAGCCTTATCACGAAGAACACAACGTTTCAAAAGTTGGTCTGGAGCACCCTTGACCGCTACAAGGAATTTACCATCTGGCAATGGGTGAACCGTTGACATGAGCTTACGATCAGAGTCAAATGGCAACTCAGCCACACGTGGATATTTCTCTAAGAAACCTTTGACATCGTAACCCTTGTCCAAGGCATACTGGATAAAGGCTGTTTCAGTTGGGTCCCCAATCAGGTTACCTTCCACATCAATTTTCGTATCATTGGCCAAGACAACTGAACGAAGAAGAGGCATTTCAAGACCTAGTTCAATGTCATCAGCTGAGTCATGTAGAACCGCATCGTAGAAGACTTTTTCGACTGTCATCTTGTTCATGGTCAGTGTACCAGTCTTATCAGAAGCGATGATTTCTGTTGAACCGAGGGTTTCAACTGCTGGCAACTTACGAACGATAGAGTTTCGTTTAGCCAAAACTTGAGTACCAAGGGCAAGAACGATGGTTACGATAGCTGGAAGTCCTTCTGGAATGGCTGCAACGGCAAGCGCAACAGAGGTCATCAACTCACCAAGTGGATCTTTACCTTGGATAAAGACACCCACTACAAAAGTAACAAGAGCAATAACCAAGATAGCATAAGTCAAGACCTTAGAAAGGTTGTTCAAGTTTTGTTTGAGGGGTGTATCTGTCTCATCAGCGTCTTGAAGCATACCAGCAATGTGACCGACTTCAGTATACATACCTGTATTGACAACAACACCCATTCCACGACCATAGGTCACGTTTGAGTTTTGGAAGGCCATGTTGACACGGTCACCAATACCAGCATATGCAGCAAGCTCGACTGTCAAGTCTTTTTCGACTGGCACAGACTCGCCTGTCAAGGCAGCTTCTTCAATTTTAAGAGAGTTGGCTTCTAGCAAACGTAGGTCCGCTGGTACCACATCACCTGCTTCAAGAGCAACAATATCTCCAGGCACCAATTCTTTTGAATCAATCTCTGCCATGTGGCCATCACGAAGAACGCGAGCAGCTGGACTTGACATAGATTTAAGGGCTTCGATGGCTTCTTCTGCTTTTCCTTCTTGGTAAACACCAAAGGCAGCGTTGATAATAACCACTGCTAGGATAATAATGGCATCTGCAATATCTTCCCCACCAGAGGTCACGACTGACAAGATAGCTGCCGCAACTAGGATGATAATCATCAAATCCTTAAACTGTTCGATGAATTTGACCAGGATTGATCGTTTCTCGCCTTCTTCGAGTTCATTGTGGCCAAATTCAGCAAGGCGTTTTTCTGCCTCGCTTGATGACAAACCTTGCTCGGTCGCATCCACAGCCTTCAAGACCTCTTCAGGACTTTGAGTGTAAAACGCTTGGCGTTTTTGTTCTTTTGACATGTGTCTCCTCCTTGACATTGTGTGCAAAACAGACTCTCTTTTCCTCATCGTATCTTTTCACGACAAACAAAAAGAGACCTGTTAATCATAACAAGTCTCGCTGTTTAAGATAGGGCCGGAAAGCATACTTTTCAGTATAAAATTCGGAATGACGACACTATCACAGGTTTCTGCCAGCTACTCCCTTGAGTAGTACTATTATACCAAATTTTGAAAAGTTTTCAAAGAGTAAAGATTCTATAAAGTGCTATCCTTATCAAAAGTACGTTCACTAATAATATATCTAGGACGATGTTTCGTTTCTAGGTAAATCTTTCCAATATACTCACCAATTACTCCCAAACTAATCAATTGTACTCCGCCAAGTAAACTAACTATTGCATAGGTGCTTGCCCAACCAGCCACAACCGTACCAGCAAACTTACTCCATATAACCCAAATAATTAACAGAAAACTAAAGAGTGACGTCAAAACACCAAGACTTGTAATCAAACGAATCGGTTTGATTGATAAACTGGTAATACCATCCATAGCTAAACCAAGCATTTTAGATAGTGGATAATGACTCTCACCAGCAATTCGTTCATGGCGCTTATATAAAACGTAAGAATATTTAAAACCAACTAAAGGCATTAAACCACGAAGAAATAGATTCACTTCAGTGAATTTTTCTAATTCCTTCAAAAATCTTTTAGAAACCAAGCGATAATCAGCATGATTAAAAACAACTTCTGCTCCAAATAGGTGTAACACTTTATAAAAACCTTCGGCTGTAATTCGTTTAAAAGCAGAGTCCGTATCACGGTTATCACGTACACCGTATACAATTTCAGAACCACTTTTATATTCTTCAATCATCTTATCCATGCAGTTAATATCATCCTGTCCATCGACATCAATGGTAATGACAATATCAGCAAACTGAATAGCTTCATACATCCCTGCAAGGACACTACTTTGATGACCCCTATTACGACTTTGTGATACACCAACCACAGAAGAGATGGATTTAGCATAACTTTCTATCAGTTCCCAAGTCCGATCCTTACTTCCATCATTTACATACATGATTTTACTATGGGGATGTATTTCTTCTTTCTTTACTAATTGTTCAATTTTTTCAACGAACATTGGATTAGTATGTGGTAGGACCTGCTCTTCGTTGTAACACGGAATAACTATATATAAAATTGGATTATTTCTACTCATCATTCTTCTCCTAATCTTTTTACCCCAAAAGGAAAGTTGGTTCCCCTAAATATCCTGACTATCAATTCACAACCCAAAATTGTTAATATAACTACAAAAACTGTCGTTATATATTGGTTGACAAAAATTCCAGTATATCTAAAAGACAATTCTTTGAGTAATTTTTCTACTAATACCAGAACTATCGGAGAATGCACTCCATAATAAATTAATGTTTTTTGTCCGATTGATTTCATAATGGAACTCTCTGGAAGTGTTTTAAAAAATATGAGAACGCTCCAAATTCCTGAAATAGCTGCCAAGTAAAATAAGAAATGATTCCCAATTTGCTGATAATACAAATCAACAATTTGATAGCCACTCACTCGATAGTTTAGTTTACTACTATAATTGGTAAGAATAAGTCCAACCGGTAAAAAGTAAATTGAAAAATACTTTTCTAATTGGTGTAAATGATTCTTAGTGCATACTCCCAGCAAGATGAAAATCAGAGCAACAGGAACTAAATCAATATTCCAAATTACATAGTACTCCCTCTCATATACCTTCTGTCCGAGATAGACTAAAACCAAGAGAGATAGGATTATTATCATCCACTGGCTCAAATTCCATCTTCTCTTTAAAATAAAGTAACTGAAAACATGAGCCAAAAACATCACATTCAAAAACCATAATTGAAAATAAATATGCAAACGATCTGAAATCAGTAACTGTTTTATAAAATGAAGAATATCAAAACTCAGAACCTGATCAGGGTACATGACAAAAAGTTGAAATAGAAAAACAAAACCATTTAGCAAGAAAAAAGGAATAACTAAACTCTTTACCTTATTTAAACAATAGCCTGAGAAGGTTTCGTATTTTCTAACATTCAAAGTAAAACCAGATAAGAAAAAGAACAACGGTATGTGGAATGAATAGAGAAGCAACTTTGCATTATTTGGAACGAAGCTACTATGTCCAATGATAACTAATATAATTGCTAAACCTTTAGACATATCTATGTAACCAATTCGGTTCTTCATACTATCCTCCTGTTCCTAATTTTAAACGATAAATGCTCATATCTGAAGTGACAGATTCAACTTCCTCAAAGTAAACATCCTTCTGATAATGTTCTTTCATAATTTTTTTAACACTATACATATTCCCTGAGGAAGTGGACCAAAAGAAGAGAATATTCTGATTATTGATTGCGGAAGACAACAGATTTTCAGATTCTTCAACTCCGTATCGCTTCATTTGTTGATAATAATGAGGAGAAAAAGTTTGCCAATTTCCTAATGTAGTTGTATTTGTCACTAACTGATTGGGTCTTAATTTAAAAGTTGACAATGTAGGCTGTGAAGAAACCAAAGTGCCATATCCACCGAAAACAATAAGTTTATCCGAATTACTCTGTACAAGATTTTGGTACTCTGAGACTACTGACGATTGAATATAGGGAAACCAATACAGTTCTTGTCCAAGCTGATTTATCCATACTGCTCCTCCTATCATTCCCATTATTTGTAAGCTAAGGAACACCTTCCTCTTATCAAATAAACGTCTTTTTTCATAAAATGATCGAGCATAAAAAATAAATACTAATAAGAAACATACTATTAGAGGGATATATACGCGCTCTACTACCCTCTGTCTAACAAAGAGAGCTCCAATTAAAAGTAATGGGGAAATCGGTACAAACCATCCGTATAGCTTCTTCGGCTTAAAAATCAAAAACCAACTAATCAGTATTAAAGAGAAGGTTGTCAGAATACTATTCTTAAAAAAATCTGATATCATCTGAGGCAGATTAAACGAGTATTTCTCTGAAAGTGAACGAACAGATTGGATGTTTGTTAAAAGAGTATTGCTTAAGGCTTTTTTTTCAGCAAATAACCAATAGGTGGAGACATTCAAATCATTCTCACTTACTCCCAAAGCTTCAAATTCATTCGCATGTCTTTGATAATCAATAGCAGGATAATCTCTCAAATTCGTACTTAGAGCATTCCATGTCAAATACTCCTGTACATCAGCTTTCCCTAGTATATATAGTTTATTGGAAGCAAAAATCAGTAAAATGACGCTAAATAATAAAACAATTTCTTTTCTTTTTTTAGAAGATATCCACTCGAAGAGCAGAAACGGTAATAAAAGTAAGATAAAACTAGATATTATTTGTGGTCTAATTGATAAACCAATGAACAATAATAATAGTCCTGAAATGTACTTTTTATCAAATAGTAAAAAAGTAGCCGCTGTAGCTGACAAATATGCAATAACAGAAAAAGAAAAATATTTAATAAGTATCAATTGAGCTATAAACACTATTGGAATCAAAAAATACATTTTTTTCTTATAAAAAAAGATTGCATAGACACCAAAACTAATACAGTAAATACTAACTAAAAAACAAAAATAAATATTCCAATTTGTAAAAATTTGTTGCAATAAAACTAAACTGGAAGATAACAGAATTCCCATATAAGGTAATAACATATTTTCCCCAGATAATATGGTTTGATTTACCATGATATCATCTACAACAGGATATTCAAAACCTCTCATTGATATATATAAATAAAAAAATAAAAATGGCAAAAATAAAAAACTTAAGTTAAGTAGCCTACTGACCATATTATTATTTATCATTACAAGCTCTCTTTCGAATAAACATTACCCTTCAATTCTACCACATTTCCTTATAAAAAACTAGCTCACCTCCAACCTTGTAAGCCTATATCGTTTGAATTTTCCCTTGAAAACCAGTATAATGGTAGAATGCTATGTGACTAGAAAGGAAGTTGAATGAAGCAATCTATCTCAAATCTCAAGTTAGCTGAACGTGGGGCCATTATCAGTATTTCGACCTACCTAATTTTGTCTGCAGCAAAATTGGCAACTGGCCACCTCCTTCATTCATCCAGTTTGGTGGCCGATGGTTTTAACAACGTGTCGGACATCATTGGAAATGTTGCCCTCTTGATTGGGATTCGAATGGCGCGCCAGCCTGCCGACCGTGACCACCGTTTTGGCCACTGGAAGATTGAGGATTTGGCTAGCTTAATCACTTCCATCATCATGTTTTATGTTGGCTTTGATGTGCTGAGGGATACCATTCAAAAAATTCTCAGTCGTGAAGAAACGATCATTGATCCTCTGGGTGCAACTATAGGAATCATTTCTGCAGTGATTATGTTTGTGGTCTATCTCTACAATACTCGCCTCAGTAAGAAATCCAACTCCAAGGCACTCAAGGCTGCTGCTAAGGACAATCTTTCTGATGCTGTTACTTCACTTGGTACTACAATTGCCATCCTGGCTAGCAGTTTCAATTATCCTATTGTAGATAAACTGGTCGCCATTATCATTACTTTCTTTATCTTGAAAACTGCTTATGATATCTTCATTGAGTCTTCCTTTAGCCTTTCTGATGGCTTTGACGATCGTCTGCTTGAGGACTACCAAAAGGCTATCATGGAAATTCCCAAAATCAGCAAGGTCAAATCGCAAAGAGGTCGCACCTACGGTAGCAACATCTACCTGGATATCACGCTGGAAATGAATCCTGACTTGTCTGTTTTTGAGAGTCACGAGATTGCGGATCAAGTCGAGTCTATGCTGGAGGAACGTTTTGGCGTCTTTGATACCGATGTCCATATCGAGCCCGCACCTATCCCTGAAGATGAAATTTTAGACAATGTCTATAAAAAATTGCTCATGCGTGAACAATTGATTGACCAAGGAAATCAACTGGAAGAACTCTTGGCTGATGATTTTGTCTATATTCGACAAGATGGAGAGCAGATGGATAAAGAGGCCTATAAGGACGAAAAAGAGTTGAATTCAGCTATCAAGGACATTCAGATTACTTCTATCAGTCAGAAAACCAAACTCATCTGCTATGAATTGGATGGAATTGTCCATACCAGTATCTGGCGTCGCCATGAAACTTGGCAAAATATCTTTCATCAAGAAACCAAAAAAGAATAGAGAAATCCTGTCATGAGACGGGATTTTTCTATTCTTCTAGCTATCAAAGTCACTTAGATACTCATAGCGTTCGTATTTTTCAAGGAGTGCTTCGTTCTTCTCATCCAGTTCTTTTTGGAGAGTAGCCAGCTTACCAAAGTCAGAGCCGTTGGTCTGCATTTCCTCTTCAATAGCAGCGATACGATTTTCCAAGGCTTCAATATCGTCTTCAATGCTTGCCCACTCCTGCTTTTCTTGGTAGGTCATGCGTTTCTTGTCTTCTCGAACTTTGACTACTTTTTCCTTTTCAGCCTTTTGCACTTGATTGGCCATCTCTGTTTCAAAGGC
Above is a genomic segment from Streptococcus mitis containing:
- a CDS encoding bactoprenol glucosyl transferase, giving the protein MSRNNPILYIVIPCYNEEQVLPHTNPMFVEKIEQLVKKEEIHPHSKIMYVNDGSKDRTWELIESYAKSISSVVGVSQSRNRGHQSSVLAGMYEAIQFADIVITIDVDGQDDINCMDKMIEEYKSGSEIVYGVRDNRDTDSAFKRITAEGFYKVLHLFGAEVVFNHADYRLVSKRFLKELEKFTEVNLFLRGLMPLVGFKYSYVLYKRHERIAGESHYPLSKMLGLAMDGITSLSIKPIRLITSLGVLTSLFSFLLIIWVIWSKFAGTVVAGWASTYAIVSLLGGVQLISLGVIGEYIGKIYLETKHRPRYIISERTFDKDSTL
- a CDS encoding acyltransferase, with amino-acid sequence MKNRIGYIDMSKGLAIILVIIGHSSFVPNNAKLLLYSFHIPLFFFLSGFTLNVRKYETFSGYCLNKVKSLVIPFFLLNGFVFLFQLFVMYPDQVLSFDILHFIKQLLISDRLHIYFQLWFLNVMFLAHVFSYFILKRRWNLSQWMIIILSLLVLVYLGQKVYEREYYVIWNIDLVPVALIFILLGVCTKNHLHQLEKYFSIYFLPVGLILTNYSSKLNYRVSGYQIVDLYYQQIGNHFLFYLAAISGIWSVLIFFKTLPESSIMKSIGQKTLIYYGVHSPIVLVLVEKLLKELSFRYTGIFVNQYITTVFVVILTILGCELIVRIFRGTNFPFGVKRLGEE
- a CDS encoding ATPase, which produces MSKEQKRQAFYTQSPEEVLKAVDATEQGLSSSEAEKRLAEFGHNELEEGEKRSILVKFIEQFKDLMIIILVAAAILSVVTSGGEDIADAIIILAVVIINAAFGVYQEGKAEEAIEALKSMSSPAARVLRDGHMAEIDSKELVPGDIVALEAGDVVPADLRLLEANSLKIEEAALTGESVPVEKDLTVELAAYAGIGDRVNMAFQNSNVTYGRGMGVVVNTGMYTEVGHIAGMLQDADETDTPLKQNLNNLSKVLTYAILVIALVTFVVGVFIQGKDPLGELMTSVALAVAAIPEGLPAIVTIVLALGTQVLAKRNSIVRKLPAVETLGSTEIIASDKTGTLTMNKMTVEKVFYDAVLHDSADDIELGLEMPLLRSVVLANDTKIDVEGNLIGDPTETAFIQYALDKGYDVKGFLEKYPRVAELPFDSDRKLMSTVHPLPDGKFLVAVKGAPDQLLKRCVLRDKAGDIAPIDEKVTNLIHTNNSEMAHQALRVLAGAYKIIDSIPENLTSEELENDLIFTGLIGMIDPERPEAAEAVRVAKEAGIRPIMITGDHQDTAEAIAKRLGIIDANDTEGHVLTGAELNELSDEDFEKVVGQYSVYARVSPEHKVRIVKAWQKQGKVVAMTGDGVNDAPALKTADIGIGMGITGTEVSKGASDMILADDNFATIIVAVEEGRKVFSNIQKTIQYLLSANTAEVLTIFLSTLFGWDVLQPVHLLWINLVTDTFPAIALGVEPAEPGVMTHKPRGRKASFFSGGVFSSIIYQGVLQAAIVMSVYGLAIAYPVHVGDNHAIHADALTMAFATLGLIQLFHAYNVKSVYQSILTVGPFKSKTFNWSILVSFILLMATIVVEPLEGIFHVTKLDLSQWAIVMAGSFSMIIIVEIVKFVQRKLGFDKNAI
- a CDS encoding cation transporter, translating into MKQSISNLKLAERGAIISISTYLILSAAKLATGHLLHSSSLVADGFNNVSDIIGNVALLIGIRMARQPADRDHRFGHWKIEDLASLITSIIMFYVGFDVLRDTIQKILSREETIIDPLGATIGIISAVIMFVVYLYNTRLSKKSNSKALKAAAKDNLSDAVTSLGTTIAILASSFNYPIVDKLVAIIITFFILKTAYDIFIESSFSLSDGFDDRLLEDYQKAIMEIPKISKVKSQRGRTYGSNIYLDITLEMNPDLSVFESHEIADQVESMLEERFGVFDTDVHIEPAPIPEDEILDNVYKKLLMREQLIDQGNQLEELLADDFVYIRQDGEQMDKEAYKDEKELNSAIKDIQITSISQKTKLICYELDGIVHTSIWRRHETWQNIFHQETKKE